One part of the Acipenser ruthenus chromosome 55, fAciRut3.2 maternal haplotype, whole genome shotgun sequence genome encodes these proteins:
- the LOC117401671 gene encoding deleted in malignant brain tumors 1 protein-like, producing the protein MLRILLPICFCLLFGKQNLVPVAESANVRLVNGNSCCSGRVEVYHDGRWGTVCDDYWDTTDAQVVCRELGCGSATSAPGKSHFGQGSGTIWLDDVSCYGSESSLLSCGSRGWGKHDCGHDKDAGVVCTASHSANVRLVNGNSCCSGRVEVYHDNRWGTVCDDYWDTTDAQIVCRELGCGTALSAPGNAHFGQGSGTIWLDSVTCYGSESSLLSCGSRGWGTQGCTHSEDAGVVCSGRSRLVNGFGRCAGRVEIYYRGAWGSVCSDSWGLEDAEVVCRELGCGAAVSAPRGAVYGEGSGPIFLEDVDCTGNEAMLHYCGSSALKTRNCAHSKDVSVICFDAGVMTKPSVLLQSSYISFQPGEDASFTCTAPSRLYTTIDFYLYKSGSGNYSSKESAGSPQTSVTLTVPIVSEAQQGSYICVYKVQGRTESFSSPHSDPVHIAVVDLKQPDISVSVAAGAVTRGGSFYITCSSAEQHAEATFYLFKLPAGFNESWNLSVPASKQSALFSFSAANSTDEGNYSCQYQSRVSGRVFESPLSEPLCITLKEPVLVPVVATVTVTVAVLLLVLILVLLRCKRRRTDSSKEGVSSADKLNAYTPQRTGVLQTEESDSNYKRQDFASEEERDLIYENTNFSEPDCGIPGGCAEGDDDCIYQNFG; encoded by the exons ATGCTTCGGATCCTGCTTCCCATCTGCTTCT GTCTTCTTTTTGGGAAACAGAACCTAGTTCCTGTAGCAG AGAGTGCTAATGTGAGGCTGGTGAATGGGAACAGCTGCTGCTCTGGGAGAGTGGAGGTTTATCACGATGGCCGGTGGGGGACAGTGTGTGACGATTACTGGGATACGACAGATGCCCAGgttgtgtgcagagagctgggTTGTGGCTCGGCTACGTCTGCTCCTGGCAAGTCCCACTTCGGACAGGGGAGTGGAACAATCTGGCTGGATGATGTATCGTGCTATGGATCAGAGAGCTCACTGCTCAGCTGTGGATCACGAGGATGGGGGAAACACGACTGTGGTCATGATAAAGATGCTGGAGTGGTTTGCACAG CTTCGCACAGTGCTAATGTGAGGCTGGTGAATGGGAACAGCTGCTGCTCTGGGAGAGTGGAGGTTTATCACGATAACCGGTGGGGGACAGTGTGTGACGATTACTGGGATACAACAGACGCCCAGAttgtgtgcagagagctgggctGTGGCACCGCCTTGTCTGCTCCTGGCAATGCCCACTTCGGACAGGGGAGTGGAACAATCTGGCTGGATAGTGTAACGTGCTATGGATCAGAGAGCTCACTGCTCAGCTGTGGATCACGAGGATGGGGGACACAAGGCTGTACTCACAGTGAGGACGCTGGAGTCGTCTGTTCTG GGAGATCAAGGCTAGTCAATGGATTTGGCCGCTGTGCTGGAAGAGTGGAGATTTACTACAGGGGAGCGTGGGGCTCTGTGTGCAGTGATTCCTGGGGATTAGAGGATGCTGAAGTGGTGTGCAGAGAGCTGGGGTGTGGAGCTGCAGTGTCGGCCCCTCGTGGAGCTGTGTATGGGGAGGGGAGCGGACCCATCTTCCTGGAGGATGTGGACTGCACTGGGAATGAAGCAATGCTCCATTACTGTGGTTCCAGCGCATTGAAGACACGTAACTGTGCTCATAGCAAGGATGTTTCAGTAATCTGCTTCGATGCAG GTGTGATGACAAAGCCATCAGTCTTACTGCAGTCCAGTTACATTTCATTTCAACCTGGTGAAGATGCCAGCTTCACATGCACTGCTCCCTCCAGGCTCTACACAACCATTGATTTCTATTTGTACAAAAGCGGTTCTGGAAACTACAGCTCCAAAGAGAGTGCTGGCTCTCCACAAACCAGCGTGACTTTGACTGTGCCTATCGTCTCTGAGGCACAACAGGGGAGCTACATCTGTGTGTATAAAGTACAGGGGAGAACTGAAAGCTTCAGCTCCCCTCATAGTGACCCTGTACACATCGCAGTGG TGGATCTGAAACAGCCGGATATCTCTGTCAGCGTAGCTGCCGGTGCTGTTACGAGAGGAGGCAGTTTCTATATCACCTGCAGCTCTGCAGAGCAGCACGCAGAAGCCACCTTCTACCTCTTCAAACTCCCTGCAGGGTTCAATGAGAGCTGGAACCTCTCTGTACCGGCCAGCAAGCAGTCTGCCCTGTTCAGCTTCTCTGCCGCAAACTCCACAGACGAAGGCAATTACTCCTGTCAGTATCAGAGCCGGGTATCAGGAAGAGTGTTTGAATCCCCTCTGAGCGAGCCGCTCTGCATCACACTCAAAG AGCCGGTTCTGGTTCCAGTGGTGGCTACTGTGACTGTGACTGTGGCTGTGTTGCTGCTGGTTCTCATCCTCGTGCTCCTGAGATGTAAAAGGAGAAGGACAGATAGCAGCAAGGAGGGGGTGAGCTCTGCAG ATAAACTGAATGCATACACCCCACAACGAACTGGCGTCCTGCAGACTGAAGAGTCTGATTCCAACTATAAGAGACAAGACTTTGCATCAGAAGAGGAGAGAGACTTGATCTATGAGAATACCAACTTCAGTGAGCCTGACTGTGGGATCCCAGGGGGCTGTGCAGAAGGAGATGATGATTGCATTTATCAAAATTTTGGCTGA
- the LOC117401673 gene encoding uncharacterized protein LOC117401673: MSAKRTWNALSSGCAAMPGENRFKVRRSSGSDAEDGGGAPGLGFTQTHADKNDLGPERVELKLLKEKLNNNTDSSCASPSSSASLSKHELASAIDQAVERAVQIAVSKMTALVERKCKCAVLQSRMEDREREFESVRLRLEVAESELKTIRGHLSDLNADNNNINNNSSATNTNSPSTFTKQASTTTTTTDDRTRKCIARNNQGRREKEDNPKSICASDTSVAQCVPTKKRPHYTISSTPARFVRAAVTPATGLQGLTTQPSEPQTNHDVFSTDPNRTPHWNQRTESGGEQTGQEGSTGTRRTDLGSLHIIEVSGLDSVHIKEEEEAVEGLGGYPECEAVYLGQESSREGESTGSTAAGITVFLDSLCGLELDAVGGFLKQSLQYVAQRQTHIRPAQSCQSPWTSRQQQPGFNEMKAPLMAGRSDLLSSVLVNPGQLREAVKKAVQFQSKEGQRYLLNKLLGMVFSKEELAQAEGVKDFSKALDPRKQEAIKEFLHATAVQYGMEELLQGEYRKVVQNKMGNSRRDLKKPYLSTAERSCTRDSVLGETA; the protein is encoded by the exons ATGAGTGCTAAAAGGACCTGGAATGCGCTGTCCAGTGGCTGTGCTGCCATGCCCGGCGAGAACAGGTTTAAAGTGAGGAGAAGTAGCGGTTCAGACGCGGAGGACGGCGGCGGTGCACCGGGTCTTGGATTTACACAAACCCATGCAGACAAAAATGATTTGGGACCAGAACGTGTGGAgttaaaacttttaaaagaaaagttaaaCAACAATACCGACAGCAGCTGTGCTTCCCCTAGCAGTAGTGCTAGCCTGTCTAAACACGAACTGGCCTCCGCGATCGACCAAGCCGTGGAGAGAGCAGTGCAGATTGCCGTGTCCAAAATGACCGCTCTTGTCGAGAGAAAATGCAAATGCGCCGTTTTGCAAAGCCGGATGGAGGACCGGGAGCGAGAATTCGAGAGCGTCCGGTTAAGGTTGGAAGTGGCAGAGAGCGAATTGAAAACTATTCGGGGACATCTGAGCGATTTGAacgctgataataataatattaacaacaaCAGCAGCGCTACTAATACTAACAGTCCTAGTACATTCACAAAACAAGcgtccaccaccaccaccaccacagacGACCGCACAAGAAAATGTATTGCACGAAACAAccaaggaaggagagagaaagaggacaATCCGAAATCAATTTGTGCAAGTGATACGAGTGTTGCACAGTGTGTACCTACCAAGAAAAGACCACACTATACAATTAGTAGTACACCTGCCCGGTTCGTGCGAGCTGCTGTCACACCAGCGACAGGTTTGCAAGGTTTAACAACTCAGCCATCAGAACCACAAACGAACCACGACGTATTCAGTACCGACCCGAACAGAACTCCGCACTGGAACCAGCGCACTGAGAGTGGTGGCGAGCAAACGGGACAAG AGGGCTCGACCGGTACACGACGCACAGACTTGGGGTCTCTGCACATCATTGAAGTCTCGGGGCTGGACTCTGTGCACATCAAGGAAGAGGAGGAGGCTGTGGAGGGGCTGGGGGGATACCCAGAGTGTGAAGCTGTGTACCTGGGGCAGGAGAGCAGCAGAGAGGGGGAGAGTACAGGGTCCACCGCTGCAGGTATAACAG TGTTTCTGGACTCCCTCTGTGGCTTGGAGCTCGATGCAGTGGGAGGCTTCCTCAAGCAGTCCCTGCAGTATGTCGCCCAGAGACAGACCCACATTCGCCCCGCCCAGTCCTGCCAGAGCCCCTGGACCAGCCGGCAGCAGCAACCGGGGTTCAACGAG aTGAAGGCCCCTCTGATGGCCGGCCGCTCGGATCTCCTGAGCAGTGTGCTGGTGAACCCGGGTCAGCTGCGGGAGGCTGTGAAGAAGGCAGTACAGTTCCAGTCCAAGGAGGGGCAGCGCTACCTGCTCAACAAGCTGCTGGGGATGGTCTTCAGCAAGGAGGAGCTGGCGCAGGCCGAGGGGGTCAAAGACTTCAGCAAGGCGCTGGACCCGCGAAAGCAGGAGGCCATCAAAG AGTTCCTTCACGCCACAGCAGTGCAGTACGGCATGGAGGAGCTGCTGCAGGGGGAGTACCGCAAGGTGGTTCAGAACAAAATGGGCAACAGCCGCAGAGACCTGAAGAAACCGTACCTGAGCACAGCTGAGCGGAGCTGTACGAGAGACAGTGTCCTGGGAGAGACTGCATGA
- the LOC117401699 gene encoding galectin-3-binding protein A-like, with translation MASSVLLKIIVFLPLVESTSVRLANGSSCSGRVEVHHDGHWGSVCDDGWDWLDARVVCRELGCGDAISAPGGAHFGRGVGPVWVYNATCTGSESSLTQCVNPGVGTSNCNHGEDAGVVCAGFSYPASSSVLLCRVHAAVIICGLTGMILAVIITEVKTRRRRAEF, from the exons ATGGCATCATCTGTACTCCTGAAGATTATTGTTTTCCTGCCACTGGTCG AGAGCACAAGTGTCCGGCTGGCGAATGGCAGCAGCTGCTCTGGGAGAGTTGAAGTTCATCATGACGGCCACTGGGGGTCAGTGTGCGACGATGGCTGGGACTGGCTGGACGCTCGGGTGgtgtgcagagagctgggctGCGGTGATGCTATTTCAGCACCAGGGGGCGCACACTTCGGCAGAGGGGTCGGCCCGGTGTGGGTGTATAATGCAACCTGCACTGGCTCCGAATCCTCCCTTACCCAGTGTGTAAACCCAGGAGTCGGGACGAGCAACTGCAACCACGGAGAGGATGCAGGCGTCGTCTGTGCAG GTTTTTCGTACCCTGCCTCCTCCAGTGTTCTACTCTGCAGAGTCCACGCTGCCGTCATCATCTGCGGCCTGACTGGAATGATCTTGGCCGTCATCATCACAGAGGTCAAAACCAGGCGGCGGAGGGCAGAGTTTTAA